The following coding sequences are from one Mesorhizobium onobrychidis window:
- the era gene encoding GTPase Era, with amino-acid sequence MTATDDVPPATEAAVTHSGFVALIGAPNAGKSTLVNQLVGAKVSIVTHKVQTTRAIVRGIAIHNNTQIVFVDTPGIFRPKRRLDTAMVTTAWGGAKDADIVLLLIDAERGIRGDADAILERLKDVRQPMVLILNKVDRVKPEALLALSAAANERVPFKRTFMVSALTGSGCKDLLDYLAETLPAGPWYYPEDQISDLPMRQLAAEITREKLYLRLHQELPYSSHIETEKWEEKKDGSVRIDQTIYVERDSQKKIVLGHKGETIRAIGQAARMEISGILEQKVHLFLFVKVRENWGDDPERYREMGLEFPH; translated from the coding sequence ATGACCGCCACCGATGACGTCCCGCCGGCAACAGAAGCTGCCGTCACACACTCCGGCTTCGTCGCGCTGATCGGCGCGCCCAATGCGGGGAAATCGACGCTGGTCAACCAACTGGTCGGCGCCAAGGTGTCGATCGTCACCCACAAGGTGCAGACGACGCGCGCCATCGTGCGCGGCATCGCCATCCACAACAACACACAGATCGTCTTCGTCGACACGCCGGGCATTTTCAGGCCGAAGCGGCGGTTGGACACGGCGATGGTGACGACCGCCTGGGGTGGCGCCAAGGACGCCGACATCGTGCTGTTGCTGATCGACGCCGAGCGCGGCATCAGGGGCGACGCCGACGCCATCCTCGAACGGCTGAAGGATGTCCGCCAGCCGATGGTGCTGATCCTCAACAAGGTCGACCGGGTCAAGCCGGAGGCGCTGCTGGCCCTGTCCGCGGCAGCGAATGAAAGGGTGCCCTTCAAGCGCACCTTCATGGTCTCGGCGCTAACCGGGTCGGGTTGCAAGGACCTGCTCGACTATCTGGCCGAAACCCTGCCTGCCGGCCCCTGGTATTACCCGGAGGACCAGATCTCCGACCTGCCGATGCGTCAGCTGGCGGCGGAGATCACTCGCGAAAAGCTCTATCTCAGGCTGCATCAGGAACTGCCCTATTCCTCCCATATCGAGACCGAGAAATGGGAAGAGAAGAAGGACGGCTCGGTGCGCATCGACCAGACCATCTATGTCGAACGCGACAGCCAGAAGAAGATCGTGCTCGGCCACAAGGGCGAGACGATCCGTGCCATCGGCCAGGCGGCACGCATGGAGATATCCGGTATCCTCGAACAGAAGGTGCATCTGTTCCTGTTCGTCAAGGTGCGCGAGAACTGGGGCGACGACCCCGAGCGCTATCGCGAGATGGGGCTGGAGTTTCCGCATTAG
- the rnc gene encoding ribonuclease III: MAATKRLTVDALAEALMERTGHAFADRQRLQRALTHASARSNHAGIDYQRFEFLGDRVLGLVVADMLLAAYPDAAEGELSLRLNALVNAEVLADIAEEIGLPELIRAGSDVRGLDGRKRVNLRADALESLIAVLYLDGGLEAARAFIHKYWRPRSQAIGAARRDAKTELQEWAHQAAGAVPVYIIDSREGPDHDPLFTVSVKVGAYPPAIGSGRSKREAEQAAATALLLREGVWLNKGSAA, encoded by the coding sequence ATGGCGGCGACAAAACGGCTGACCGTCGACGCGCTCGCCGAAGCGCTCATGGAGCGCACCGGCCACGCCTTTGCCGACCGCCAGCGCCTGCAGCGCGCGCTGACCCATGCCAGCGCCCGCAGCAACCATGCCGGCATCGACTATCAGCGTTTCGAATTCCTGGGCGACCGCGTCCTCGGACTGGTCGTCGCCGACATGCTGCTGGCGGCGTATCCGGACGCTGCCGAAGGTGAGCTGTCGCTCCGGCTCAACGCGCTGGTCAATGCCGAGGTGCTGGCGGACATCGCCGAGGAGATCGGCCTGCCGGAGTTGATCCGTGCCGGCTCGGACGTACGCGGCCTGGACGGGCGCAAACGCGTCAATCTGCGGGCTGATGCGCTGGAATCGCTGATCGCCGTGCTCTATCTCGACGGCGGGCTGGAGGCGGCCCGCGCCTTCATCCACAAATACTGGCGGCCGCGCTCGCAGGCCATCGGTGCCGCCCGCCGCGATGCCAAGACCGAACTGCAGGAATGGGCGCATCAGGCGGCAGGCGCCGTGCCGGTCTACATAATTGACAGCCGCGAGGGACCGGACCACGATCCGCTATTCACCGTCAGCGTCAAGGTCGGCGCCTATCCGCCGGCGATCGGCAGCGGGCGCTCCAAGCGCGAGGCCGAGCAAGCCGCGGCCACTGCACTGCTGTTGCGCGAAGGCGTCTGGCTCAATAAGGGGAGCGCGGCATGA
- the lepB gene encoding signal peptidase I gives MSVAEKSQKKSGGLGETVSVIVQALLLALVIRTLLFQPFSIPSGSMRPTLLEGDYLFVTKWSYGFSRYSLPFGPDIFSGRIWGAEPKRGDVAVFKFPPDPSVDYIKRVVGLPGDKIQVRDGQLFINGVGVPRQKVGQIDNRDITEESGPVDVYRETLPNGVSYDTLDLIPNSIGDNTQEFDVPPGHYFMMGDNRDNSSDSRFTVGFVPDDNLVGRANLIFFSIGGSASPLEIWKWPSLMRASRLLHFVN, from the coding sequence ATGAGCGTGGCTGAAAAATCCCAGAAGAAATCCGGCGGGCTTGGCGAAACCGTCAGCGTCATCGTCCAGGCGCTGTTGCTCGCTCTGGTTATCCGCACGCTCCTGTTTCAGCCATTCTCTATCCCGTCCGGGTCGATGCGGCCGACCTTGCTTGAAGGCGACTATCTCTTCGTCACCAAATGGTCCTACGGCTTCTCCCGCTATTCGCTGCCGTTCGGGCCGGACATCTTTTCGGGCCGCATCTGGGGCGCCGAGCCGAAGCGCGGCGACGTGGCGGTGTTCAAGTTCCCGCCGGACCCCTCCGTCGACTACATCAAGCGCGTCGTCGGCCTGCCGGGCGACAAGATCCAGGTCAGGGACGGCCAGCTCTTCATCAACGGCGTCGGCGTGCCACGCCAGAAGGTCGGGCAGATCGACAATCGCGACATTACCGAGGAGAGCGGGCCGGTCGACGTCTATCGCGAGACCTTGCCGAATGGCGTCAGCTATGACACGCTCGACCTGATACCCAACTCGATCGGTGACAACACTCAGGAATTCGACGTGCCGCCCGGCCACTATTTCATGATGGGCGATAACAGAGACAATTCCTCGGACAGCCGCTTCACCGTAGGTTTCGTGCCCGACGACAACTTGGTTGGCCGCGCCAATCTCATCTTCTTCTCGATCGGCGGCAGCGCCAGCCCGCTCGAAATCTGGAAATGGCCGTCGCTGATGCGCGCGTCGCGCCTGCTCCATTTCGTCAATTAG
- the acpS gene encoding holo-ACP synthase, whose protein sequence is MIIGIGSDLIDIRRIEKSLERHGQRFIQRIYTEVEQARSENRGARVASYAKRFAAKEACAKALGTGMAQGVFWRDMGVVNLASGKPTMALTGGAAAQLDKILPDGHRAAIHLTITDEFPLAQAFVIIEALPVEEAPY, encoded by the coding sequence ATGATCATTGGTATCGGCAGCGACCTGATTGATATCAGACGCATCGAAAAATCGCTGGAGCGCCATGGCCAGCGCTTCATCCAGCGCATCTATACCGAAGTCGAACAGGCCCGCTCCGAAAACCGCGGCGCCCGCGTCGCTTCCTATGCCAAGCGCTTCGCTGCCAAGGAGGCCTGCGCCAAGGCGCTGGGCACCGGTATGGCGCAAGGGGTGTTCTGGCGCGACATGGGCGTCGTCAACCTGGCCAGCGGCAAGCCGACCATGGCGCTGACCGGCGGGGCCGCGGCTCAGCTGGACAAAATCCTGCCTGACGGCCACAGAGCGGCGATTCACCTCACCATCACCGACGAGTTTCCGCTTGCTCAAGCCTTTGTGATCATCGAGGCGTTGCCCGTCGAAGAAGCGCCGTATTGA
- a CDS encoding VOC family protein produces MITGIDHFVLTVRSVEATCAFYQRVLGFKRVDAPNLPTALFFGTQKINVHEAGHTFEPKARAPTPGSADFCLVAARPLSEICASLAGNGVAVEVGPVERIGARGPMMSVYFRDPDGNLVEVSEYGP; encoded by the coding sequence GTGATTACCGGCATCGATCATTTCGTGCTGACGGTTCGCTCCGTCGAAGCCACCTGCGCCTTCTATCAGCGCGTGCTCGGCTTCAAGCGCGTCGACGCACCGAACCTGCCGACGGCGCTGTTTTTCGGAACGCAGAAGATCAACGTGCATGAGGCAGGCCACACTTTCGAGCCGAAGGCCAGGGCGCCCACTCCGGGCTCCGCGGATTTCTGCCTGGTCGCCGCCCGTCCGCTCTCCGAGATATGCGCCAGCCTGGCGGGCAACGGCGTTGCCGTCGAAGTCGGGCCGGTCGAGCGGATCGGCGCCCGTGGCCCGATGATGTCGGTTTATTTCCGCGACCCGGACGGCAATCTTGTCGAGGTCAGCGAGTATGGACCGTAG
- the pyrE gene encoding orotate phosphoribosyltransferase gives MNTDEVLGIFREAGAVLEGHFILTSGLRSPVFLQKARVFMHADKTERLCKALAERIRAAVSGRIDYVVGPAIGGLIPAYETSRHLGAPAIWVEREGGEFRLRRFEIARGSRVVIVEDIVTTGLSIRETVDCLRALGAEVVAAACIIDRSAGKTDVGVPLIALAEYEVPAYPADKLPPELAAIPAIKPGSRNI, from the coding sequence ATGAACACCGACGAAGTGCTGGGCATTTTCCGTGAAGCCGGTGCCGTTCTCGAAGGGCATTTCATCCTGACGTCGGGCTTGCGAAGCCCGGTCTTCCTGCAGAAAGCGCGGGTCTTCATGCATGCCGACAAGACCGAGCGCCTGTGCAAGGCGCTGGCCGAAAGGATCCGCGCCGCTGTGTCCGGCAGGATCGACTATGTCGTCGGCCCGGCGATCGGCGGGCTGATCCCGGCCTACGAGACCTCGCGCCATCTTGGCGCACCGGCGATCTGGGTCGAGCGGGAAGGGGGCGAGTTCAGGCTCCGCCGCTTCGAGATCGCCAGGGGTTCGCGCGTCGTCATCGTCGAGGACATCGTCACCACCGGCCTGTCGATCCGCGAGACCGTCGACTGCCTGCGCGCGCTTGGCGCCGAGGTCGTTGCCGCTGCCTGCATCATCGACCGCTCGGCCGGCAAGACGGATGTCGGCGTGCCACTGATCGCGCTCGCCGAGTACGAGGTTCCGGCCTACCCGGCTGACAAGCTGCCGCCCGAGCTCGCCGCCATACCGGCCATCAAGCCCGGCAGCCGCAACATCTGA
- a CDS encoding RelA/SpoT family protein, with protein sequence MMRQYELVERVQRYKPDVNEALLNKAYVYAMQKHGHQKRASGDPYFSHPLEVAAILTEMHMDEATIAVALLHDTIEDTTATRAEIDELFGPEMGKLVEGLTKLKKLDLVSKKAEQAENLRKLLLAISEDVRVLLVKLADRLHNMRTLDHVPEAKRLRIAEETMDIYAPLAGRMGMQGMREELEEIAFRFINPEAYRAVTARLAEIFERNKGVLSEIERALSTLFDKYAIKAEVKSRQKKPWSVFRKMEAKALSFEQLSDIFGFRVVVDTVEDCYRALGAIHTTWSMVPGRFKDYISTPKQNDYRSIHTTIVGPSRQRVELQIRTYQMNKIAEYGVAAHSIYKDSGGRVNGTAHAISKETNAYAWLRRTIEQLAEGDNPEDFLENTKLELFQDQVFCFTPKGMLIALPRGATPIDFAYAVHTDVGDTCVGAKVNGRIMPLMTELKNGDEVEIIRSKAQVPPAAWEAVVVTGKARSAIRRATKNAIRKQYSGLGIRILERAFERSGKTFTKDSLKSVLHRLARKDIEDVLASVGRGELASTDVMKAVFPDYKDERVTLAAPKQREEGWSKIRNAAGMLFQIPGRAARKDKDQPKDGAVPIRGVRGDLPVRFAPEGAVPGDRIVGIVQPGTGITIYPIQSPALQAFDDQPERWIDVRWDIDERTKERFPARVSVTAINAPGSLADIAQVVASNDANIHTLSMVRTAPDFTEMLIDLEVWDLKHLNRLLSQLKDNSSVSDARRVNG encoded by the coding sequence ATGATGCGTCAGTATGAGCTTGTCGAGCGCGTCCAGCGCTACAAGCCTGACGTCAACGAGGCGCTGCTCAACAAGGCCTATGTCTACGCCATGCAGAAGCATGGTCACCAGAAGCGCGCCTCCGGCGACCCCTATTTCTCGCATCCGCTCGAAGTCGCCGCCATCCTCACCGAAATGCACATGGATGAGGCGACGATCGCGGTTGCCCTGCTGCACGATACGATCGAGGACACCACGGCGACCAGGGCCGAGATCGACGAGCTGTTCGGTCCGGAAATGGGCAAACTGGTCGAAGGCCTGACCAAGCTGAAGAAACTTGACCTCGTCTCCAAGAAGGCCGAGCAGGCTGAAAACCTGCGCAAGCTCTTGCTGGCGATCTCGGAAGACGTTCGCGTGCTGCTGGTCAAGCTCGCCGACCGCTTGCACAACATGCGCACCCTCGACCATGTGCCCGAAGCCAAGCGCCTGCGCATCGCCGAGGAAACGATGGATATCTATGCGCCGCTGGCCGGGCGCATGGGCATGCAAGGCATGCGCGAGGAGCTCGAGGAGATCGCCTTCCGCTTCATCAATCCGGAAGCCTACCGCGCCGTAACCGCGCGGCTCGCCGAAATCTTCGAACGCAACAAGGGCGTGCTGTCCGAGATCGAGAGGGCGCTGTCCACGCTGTTCGACAAATATGCGATCAAGGCCGAGGTCAAGAGCCGTCAGAAGAAGCCGTGGTCGGTGTTCCGCAAGATGGAGGCCAAGGCACTGTCCTTCGAGCAGCTGTCCGACATTTTCGGCTTTCGCGTCGTCGTCGACACCGTCGAGGACTGCTACCGGGCGCTCGGCGCTATCCATACGACATGGTCGATGGTGCCCGGCCGCTTCAAGGACTACATCTCGACGCCGAAGCAGAACGACTACCGTTCGATCCACACCACCATCGTCGGACCGTCGCGCCAGCGCGTCGAGCTGCAGATCCGCACCTATCAGATGAACAAGATCGCCGAATATGGCGTTGCCGCGCATTCGATCTACAAGGACAGCGGCGGCAGGGTGAACGGCACTGCCCACGCGATCTCGAAGGAGACCAACGCCTATGCCTGGCTGCGGCGCACCATCGAGCAGCTTGCCGAAGGCGACAATCCCGAGGACTTCCTCGAAAACACCAAGCTGGAACTGTTCCAGGACCAGGTGTTCTGCTTCACGCCCAAGGGCATGCTGATCGCGCTGCCGCGCGGCGCCACGCCGATCGACTTCGCCTACGCCGTGCACACCGATGTCGGGGACACCTGCGTCGGCGCCAAGGTCAACGGTCGCATCATGCCGCTGATGACCGAGTTGAAGAATGGCGACGAAGTCGAGATCATCCGCTCCAAAGCGCAGGTGCCGCCGGCGGCGTGGGAAGCGGTCGTCGTCACCGGCAAGGCGCGCTCGGCGATCCGCCGCGCCACCAAGAATGCCATCCGCAAGCAGTATTCGGGTCTCGGCATCCGCATTCTGGAACGCGCCTTCGAACGGTCCGGCAAGACTTTCACCAAGGACAGCCTGAAGTCGGTGCTGCATCGGCTGGCACGCAAGGACATCGAGGATGTGCTGGCTTCGGTAGGCCGCGGCGAACTTGCCTCCACCGATGTCATGAAGGCGGTGTTTCCCGACTACAAGGACGAGCGCGTCACGCTGGCCGCGCCCAAGCAGCGCGAGGAGGGCTGGTCGAAGATCCGCAACGCCGCCGGCATGCTGTTCCAGATTCCGGGCCGCGCAGCACGCAAGGACAAGGACCAGCCAAAGGACGGCGCCGTGCCGATCCGCGGCGTCCGCGGCGACCTGCCGGTGCGCTTCGCGCCGGAAGGTGCTGTGCCCGGCGACCGCATCGTCGGCATCGTGCAGCCGGGAACCGGCATCACCATCTATCCGATCCAGTCGCCGGCGCTGCAGGCCTTCGACGACCAGCCCGAACGCTGGATCGACGTGCGCTGGGACATAGACGAACGCACCAAGGAGCGGTTTCCGGCGCGCGTCTCGGTCACCGCCATCAACGCGCCGGGCTCGCTGGCCGACATCGCGCAGGTCGTTGCATCCAACGACGCCAACATCCATACATTGTCGATGGTGCGCACCGCGCCCGATTTCACCGAAATGCTGATCGATCTCGAAGTCTGGGACCTGAAGCACCTGAACCGGCTGCTGTCGCAGCTCAAGGACAATTCGAGCGTCAGCGATGCGCGGCGCGTGAACGGCTAG
- the rpoZ gene encoding DNA-directed RNA polymerase subunit omega produces the protein MARVTVEDCIDKVDNRFELVLLAGHRARQISQGAQITVPRDNDKNPVIALREIAEETLSPDDLKEDLIHSLQKHVEVDEPEADGEAIADQTGTAAAATDADDTEDNITFDRMTEEDLLAGIEGLVPPEKSDDY, from the coding sequence ATGGCCCGCGTAACCGTTGAAGATTGCATCGACAAGGTCGACAACCGCTTCGAGCTCGTGCTTCTGGCCGGCCACCGCGCCCGTCAGATCAGCCAAGGCGCGCAGATCACCGTTCCTCGTGACAACGACAAGAATCCGGTCATCGCGCTGCGCGAGATCGCCGAGGAGACATTGTCGCCCGACGACCTCAAGGAAGATCTGATCCACTCGCTGCAGAAGCATGTCGAGGTCGACGAGCCGGAAGCCGATGGCGAGGCGATCGCCGACCAGACCGGTACCGCCGCTGCGGCAACCGATGCCGACGATACTGAGGACAACATCACCTTCGACCGCATGACCGAGGAAGATCTCCTGGCCGGCATCGAAGGTCTGGTGCCGCCGGAAAAAAGCGACGATTATTGA
- a CDS encoding LabA-like NYN domain-containing protein, producing MFDPREKIALFIDGANLYATSRALGFDIDYRRLLSSFQKRGYLLRAYYYTALVEDQEYSSIRPLIDWLDYNGFKVVTKPAKEFTDSTGRRKIKGNMDIELTVDALELADVVDHYVIFSGDGDFRTLVEALQRRGRKVSIVSTMASQPPMISDDLRRQADHFIDLMTLKSEVGRDPSERPVRRPEPAEVDEDDY from the coding sequence ATGTTCGACCCTCGGGAAAAAATCGCTCTTTTCATCGACGGTGCCAATCTTTACGCAACGTCGCGCGCCCTCGGCTTCGATATCGACTACCGCAGGCTTTTGTCGAGCTTCCAGAAGCGCGGCTATCTGCTGCGTGCTTACTACTACACCGCGCTCGTCGAGGATCAGGAATACTCCTCGATCCGGCCGCTGATCGACTGGCTCGACTACAACGGCTTCAAGGTGGTGACCAAACCAGCCAAGGAGTTCACCGACTCGACCGGCCGCCGCAAGATCAAGGGCAATATGGACATCGAGTTGACCGTCGATGCGCTGGAACTCGCCGATGTCGTCGATCATTATGTAATCTTTTCCGGCGATGGCGATTTCCGCACGCTGGTCGAGGCGCTGCAGCGGCGCGGGCGCAAGGTTTCGATCGTCTCCACTATGGCTTCGCAGCCGCCCATGATTTCCGACGATCTGCGCCGGCAGGCCGACCATTTCATCGACTTGATGACGCTGAAGAGCGAGGTCGGCCGCGATCCGTCCGAGCGGCCGGTGCGCCGGCCCGAACCGGCCGAAGTCGACGAGGACGACTATTGA
- a CDS encoding uracil-DNA glycosylase, with amino-acid sequence MTTAVLTAPLVACPDPDRDCPLCPRLHDFIAQWRQREPSWFNAPVPTFLPPEGEDAVKLLIVGLAPGLRGANRTGRPFTGDYAGDLLYNMLIAHGFARGQYKARPDDGLELVGTAITNAVRCVPPDNKPVGAEIATCRTFLMPTIARFKNLRAVLALGSIAHQSTVRALGQRVAAFPFRHGGQQQTNGVTLFSSYHCSRYNTNTGVLTEAMFVNVFSQIEEFLQK; translated from the coding sequence TTGACGACGGCGGTCTTGACCGCTCCCTTGGTCGCGTGCCCCGACCCCGATCGCGACTGCCCGCTCTGCCCGCGGCTGCATGATTTTATCGCGCAGTGGCGGCAGCGCGAGCCGTCCTGGTTCAATGCGCCGGTGCCGACTTTCTTGCCGCCGGAGGGCGAGGATGCCGTTAAACTGTTAATTGTCGGGCTGGCGCCGGGCCTGCGCGGCGCAAACCGCACCGGACGCCCCTTCACCGGCGACTATGCCGGCGACCTGCTCTACAACATGCTGATCGCGCACGGCTTTGCTCGCGGCCAATACAAGGCGCGGCCCGATGACGGGCTGGAGCTTGTCGGCACGGCGATCACCAATGCAGTGCGCTGTGTGCCGCCTGACAACAAGCCGGTCGGCGCCGAGATTGCCACCTGCCGGACATTCCTGATGCCGACGATCGCACGGTTTAAAAACCTGCGCGCCGTGCTGGCGCTGGGCTCGATCGCGCACCAGTCGACCGTGCGGGCGCTCGGCCAGCGTGTTGCCGCTTTTCCCTTCCGCCACGGCGGGCAGCAGCAAACCAATGGCGTCACGCTGTTCTCCAGCTACCATTGCTCGCGCTACAACACCAACACCGGCGTCCTGACCGAAGCGATGTTCGTCAACGTCTTCAGCCAGATAGAAGAGTTTTTGCAGAAATAA
- a CDS encoding zinc-binding alcohol dehydrogenase family protein, with translation MRAVGYQIPAPITDDASLVDIELPKPEPKGRDLLVEVKAISVNPVDTKVRRSVAPEAGQWRVLGWDAAGRVVATGANASLFRPGDDVFYSGALAPQGTNAEFHLVDERLVGRKPTSLGYAEAAALPLTAVTAWETLFDRLDVRKPVAGAEPAILIIGGAGGVGSIAVQLARQLTGLRVIATASRPETRDWALGLGAHYVVDHSRPLAAEVAALGIGAPSFVFSTTNTDQHLAEIAESIAPQGRFAVIDDPKSLDINPFKRKSVSVHWEFMFTRSMFETADMAAQGEHLNQLARLVDTGAIRTTLGETGGLINAANLKRAHALIESGKAKGKIVLEGF, from the coding sequence ATGCGCGCCGTCGGTTATCAAATCCCAGCTCCCATCACCGATGATGCCTCCCTCGTCGATATCGAACTGCCGAAGCCCGAGCCCAAGGGACGCGACCTGCTGGTCGAGGTGAAGGCGATCTCGGTCAATCCGGTCGACACCAAGGTGCGGCGCAGCGTCGCTCCCGAAGCCGGTCAATGGCGGGTGCTCGGTTGGGATGCTGCTGGCCGGGTTGTCGCGACCGGCGCGAATGCGAGTCTCTTCAGGCCCGGCGACGATGTCTTCTATTCCGGTGCCTTGGCGCCGCAAGGCACCAATGCCGAGTTCCATCTTGTCGACGAGCGGCTCGTCGGCCGCAAGCCGACCTCACTCGGCTATGCGGAAGCAGCAGCGCTGCCGCTGACGGCGGTCACCGCCTGGGAGACCCTGTTTGATCGTCTCGATGTCAGGAAGCCCGTGGCGGGTGCGGAACCCGCCATCCTGATCATCGGCGGCGCCGGCGGCGTCGGATCAATCGCGGTGCAGCTTGCGAGGCAGTTGACCGGCCTGAGGGTGATTGCCACCGCGTCGAGGCCTGAAACACGGGACTGGGCGCTCGGGCTCGGCGCCCATTATGTCGTCGATCATTCCAGGCCGCTGGCAGCCGAAGTCGCAGCACTGGGTATCGGTGCCCCTAGCTTCGTGTTCTCGACGACGAACACTGACCAGCATCTGGCCGAGATCGCCGAGTCGATCGCGCCGCAAGGACGTTTCGCGGTTATCGATGATCCGAAATCGCTCGACATCAATCCGTTCAAGCGCAAGAGCGTCTCGGTGCATTGGGAGTTCATGTTCACCCGCTCGATGTTCGAGACGGCGGACATGGCGGCGCAAGGCGAACATCTGAACCAATTGGCGAGGCTGGTTGACACTGGCGCGATCCGGACGACGCTTGGCGAGACTGGCGGCCTCATCAATGCCGCCAATTTGAAGCGCGCCCATGCGCTGATCGAGAGCGGCAAGGCCAAGGGAAAGATCGTCCTGGAGGGCTTCTAG
- a CDS encoding winged helix-turn-helix transcriptional regulator: MPRIRHDRFDCSPGCTVEGTLRYIDGKWKGVVLYHLFEGTLRFNEIRRRIPNCTQRMLTNQLRELEADGLIARKIYPQVPPKVEYSLTPRGMSLEPVITALKTWGDANVALGPQTSQAAA, from the coding sequence ATGCCGCGTATTCGCCACGACCGATTTGATTGCAGCCCCGGCTGCACCGTGGAGGGAACGCTCCGCTACATCGACGGAAAATGGAAAGGTGTCGTGCTCTACCATCTGTTCGAGGGCACATTGCGCTTCAACGAGATTCGCCGGCGGATACCGAACTGCACGCAGCGCATGTTGACCAACCAGCTTCGCGAGTTGGAGGCGGATGGGCTGATTGCGCGCAAGATCTATCCGCAGGTGCCGCCGAAAGTGGAATACAGCCTGACGCCGCGTGGCATGAGCCTGGAGCCGGTGATCACCGCCCTGAAGACCTGGGGCGATGCAAATGTGGCCCTTGGCCCTCAGACCTCGCAAGCCGCGGCGTAA
- a CDS encoding glycoside hydrolase family 25 protein produces MKNRIVFWGAASLILACLVAVGGYFYFYPFSPDRGKYPVRGLDVSHHQRQIDWRRVAADDIAFAVIKATEGGDHVDDAFAANLREAREAGLAVGAYHFFTFCRPGADQAKNFISVVPRGQPLLPPVVDIEFVGNCPRRPSPEELSIELSAFLGPVEAAFGKTAILYVTDEAARVYAAQIVGRPRWIRSLALQPGHDDWIYWQYHDKGRVDGISGDVDLNVLQGRQETLTTLFAAPPESMPSEPPRTP; encoded by the coding sequence ATGAAGAACCGGATCGTCTTTTGGGGTGCGGCCAGCCTGATCCTGGCGTGCCTCGTCGCGGTCGGCGGCTATTTCTATTTCTATCCGTTTTCTCCGGACCGCGGCAAATATCCGGTCAGGGGCCTCGACGTTTCCCATCATCAGCGGCAGATCGACTGGCGGCGTGTTGCCGCCGATGACATCGCCTTCGCCGTCATCAAGGCAACCGAAGGCGGCGACCATGTCGATGACGCCTTCGCCGCCAATCTGCGTGAGGCCCGTGAGGCCGGTCTGGCGGTCGGTGCCTATCATTTCTTCACCTTCTGCAGGCCTGGCGCCGATCAGGCGAAGAATTTCATCTCCGTCGTGCCGCGCGGTCAACCGCTGCTGCCGCCGGTGGTGGATATCGAATTCGTCGGCAATTGTCCGCGGCGGCCATCGCCCGAAGAATTGAGTATTGAACTCTCGGCTTTCCTTGGTCCTGTCGAGGCAGCCTTCGGCAAAACGGCGATCCTTTATGTGACCGACGAGGCGGCACGGGTCTATGCCGCCCAGATCGTCGGCCGCCCGCGCTGGATTCGTTCGCTGGCGCTGCAGCCAGGTCATGACGACTGGATCTATTGGCAGTACCACGACAAGGGTCGCGTCGACGGCATCAGCGGCGATGTCGACCTGAATGTCCTTCAGGGCAGGCAGGAAACGCTGACGACACTGTTCGCGGCGCCACCTGAATCCATGCCTTCAGAACCCCCGCGAACACCCTGA